In Symphalangus syndactylus isolate Jambi chromosome 14, NHGRI_mSymSyn1-v2.1_pri, whole genome shotgun sequence, one DNA window encodes the following:
- the FLYWCH1 gene encoding FLYWCH-type zinc finger-containing protein 1 isoform X3: MPLPEPSEQEGESVKAGQEPSPEPATDVVPAAPRKSREFPKLVLLTASNQDEDGVGSKPQEVHCVLSLEMAGPATLASTLHILPVEEQGGVVQPALQMPEQKCSKLDTAAPRSLEFLRTPFGGRLLVLESFLYKQEKAVGDKVYWKCRQHAELGCRGRAITRGLRATVMRGHCHAPDEQGLEARRQREKLPSKALPEGCGERKGPEGPGGQVEEPLEGVGPWQCPEEPEPEPQPEPTPGLGLSKPAPEEEGPRALSLLSLPPKKRSILGLGQARPLEFLRTCYGGSFLVHESFLYKREKAVGDKVYWTCRDHALHSCRSRAITQGQRVTVMRGHCHQPDMEGLEARRQQEKAMDTLQAGQDGPGSQVDTLLRGVDSLLYRRGPGPLTLTRPRPRKRAKVEDQELPTQPEALEGSPDEDQDVDADPGGPEFLKTPLGGSFLVYESFLYRREKAAGEKVYWTCRDQARMGCRSRAITQGRRVTVMRGHCHPPDLGGLEALRQREKRPNTAQRGSPGGPEFLKTPLGGSFLVYESFLYRREKAAGEKVYWTCRDQARMGCRSRAITQGRRVMVMRRHCHPPDLGGLEALRQREHFPNLAQWDSPDPLRPLEFLRTSLGGRFLVHESFLYRKEKAAGEKVYWMCRDQARLGCRSRAITQGHRIMVMRSHCHQPDLVGLEALRQREQLPTTAQQEDPEKIQVQLCFKTCTPESQPSYG, from the exons ATGCCCCTGCCCGAGCCCAGCGAGCAGGAGGGCGAGAGCGTGAAGGCCGGCCAGGAGCCATCCCCCGAGCCAGCCACGGACGTCGTCCCGGCTGCCCCCAGGAAGTCCAGAGAGTTCCCCAAACTGGTCCTGCTCACAGCCTCCAACCAAGATGAGGATGGGGTGGGATCCAAGCCCCAGGAAGTGCACTGCGTCCTGTCCCTGGAGATGGCTGGCCCCGCCACCCTCGCCAGCACCTTGCATATCCTGCCAgtggaggagcagggaggggtgGTCCAGCCAGCCCTGCAGATGCCTGAACAGAAGTGCAGCAAGCTGGACACAG cagCCCCTCGGTCCCTGGAGTTCTTGAGGACACCATTCGGGGGCCGCCTCCTGGTGCTGGAGTCCTTCCTGTACAAGCAGGAGAAGGCTGTGGGGGACAAGGTGTACTGGAAGTGCCGCCAGCATGCTGAGCTGGGCTGCCGGGGCCGGGCCATCACCCGAGGCCTGCGGGCTACAGTGATGCGGGGCCACTGCCACGCTCCTGATGAGCAAGGCCTGGAGGCCCGGCGCCAGAGGGAGAAGCTGCCCAGCAAGGCCCTGCCAGAGGGCTGCGGAGAGCGCAAGGGTCCTGAGGGCCCTGGAGGCCAAGTGGAGGAGCCACTGGAGGGGGTGGGCCCGTGGCAGTGCCCTGAGGAGCCGGAGCCGGAGCCACAGCCAGAGCCCACTCCTGGGCTGGGGCTGAGCAAGCCAGCCCCGGAGGAGGAGGGACCCCGAGCCCTGTCACTGCTGAGCCTGCCGCCCAAGAAGCGCTCGATCCTGGGGCTGG GACAGGCCCGGCCCCTCGAGTTCCTGAGGACGTGCTACGGGGGCAGCTTCCTGGTACACGAGTCGTTCCTCTACAAGCGGGAGAAGGCTGTCGGGGACAAGGTGTATTGGACCTGCCGGGACCACGCGCTGCACAGCTGCCGGAGCCGGGCCATCACCCAGGGACAGCGGGTGACCGTGATGCGTGGGCACTGCCACCAGCCCGATATGGAGGGCCTGGAAGCCCGGCGGCAGCAGGAGAAGGCCATGGACACACTGCAGGCTGGGCAGGACGGCCCTGGGAGCCAAGTGGACACGCTGCTCCGAGGCGTGGATAGTCTGCTGTACCGCAGGGGTCCGGGTCCCCTGACTCTCACCAGGCCTCGACCCAGAAAGCGAGCAAAGGTCGAAGACCAGGAGCTGCCCACCCAGCCCGAGGCCCTGGAAGGATCACCAGACGAGGACCAGGACGTGGACGCAGACCCTG GAGGCCCTGAGTTCCTGAAGACGCCCCTGGGCGGCAGCTTCCTGGTGTACGAGTCCTTCCTCTACCGACGGGAGAAGGCGGCCGGGGAGAAGGTGTATTGGACCTGCCGGGACCAGGCCCGCATGGGCTGCCGCAGCCGCGCCATCACCCAGGGCCGACGGGTGACTGTGATGCGTGGTCACTGCCACCCGCCTGACCTCGGGGGCCTGGAGGCCCTGAGACAGCGGGAGAAACGCCCTAACACGGCACAGCGGGGGAGCCCAG GAGGCCCCGAGTTCCTGAAGACGCCCCTGGGGGGCAGCTTCCTGGTGTACGAGTCCTTCCTCTACCGGCGGGAGAAGGCGGCCGGGGAGAAGGTGTATTGGACCTGCCGGGACCAGGCCCGCATGGGCTGCCGCAGCCGCGCCATCACCCAGGGCCGGCGGGTCATGGTCATGCGCAGGCACTGCCACCCACCTGACCTGGGTGGCCTGGAGGCCCTGCGGCAGCGGGAGCACTTCCCCAACCTGGCGCAGTGGGACAGCCCAG ATCCTCTCCGGCCCCTGGAGTTCCTGAGGACTTCCCTGGGGGGCAGATTCCTGGTGCACGAGTCCTTCCTCTACAGGAAGGAGAAGGCGGCTGGGGAGAAGGTGTACTGGATGTGCCGGGACCAGGCTCGGCTGGGCTGCCGCAGCCGCGCCATCACCCAGGGTCACCGCATCATGGTCATGCGCAGCCACTGTCACCAGCCTGACCTGGTGGGCCTGGAGGCCTTGAGGCAACGGGAGCAGCTCCCCACCACAGCCCAGCAGGAGGACCCAG AAAAGATTCAAGTTCAGCTGTGCTTCAAGACGTGTACTCCTGAAAGCCAACCGAGTTATGGGTAA
- the FLYWCH1 gene encoding FLYWCH-type zinc finger-containing protein 1 isoform X2 — MPLPEPSEQEGESVKAGQEPSPEPATDVVPAAPRKSREFPKLVLLTASNQDEDGVGSKPQEVHCVLSLEMAGPATLASTLHILPVEEQGGVVQPALQMPEQKCSKLDTAPRSLEFLRTPFGGRLLVLESFLYKQEKAVGDKVYWKCRQHAELGCRGRAITRGLRATVMRGHCHAPDEQGLEARRQREKLPSKALPEGCGERKGPEGPGGQVEEPLEGVGPWQCPEEPEPEPQPEPTPGLGLSKPAPEEEGPRALSLLSLPPKKRSILGLGQARPLEFLRTCYGGSFLVHESFLYKREKAVGDKVYWTCRDHALHSCRSRAITQGQRVTVMRGHCHQPDMEGLEARRQQEKAMDTLQAGQDGPGSQVDTLLRGVDSLLYRRGPGPLTLTRPRPRKRAKVEDQELPTQPEALEGSPDEDQDVDADPGGPEFLKTPLGGSFLVYESFLYRREKAAGEKVYWTCRDQARMGCRSRAITQGRRVTVMRGHCHPPDLGGLEALRQREKRPNTAQRGSPGGPEFLKTPLGGSFLVYESFLYRREKAAGEKVYWTCRDQARMGCRSRAITQGRRVMVMRRHCHPPDLGGLEALRQREHFPNLAQWDSPDPLRPLEFLRTSLGGRFLVHESFLYRKEKAAGEKVYWMCRDQARLGCRSRAITQGHRIMVMRSHCHQPDLVGLEALRQREQLPTTAQQEDPEKIQVQLCFKTCTPESQPSYGDIKDIRLDGESQ, encoded by the exons ATGCCCCTGCCCGAGCCCAGCGAGCAGGAGGGCGAGAGCGTGAAGGCCGGCCAGGAGCCATCCCCCGAGCCAGCCACGGACGTCGTCCCGGCTGCCCCCAGGAAGTCCAGAGAGTTCCCCAAACTGGTCCTGCTCACAGCCTCCAACCAAGATGAGGATGGGGTGGGATCCAAGCCCCAGGAAGTGCACTGCGTCCTGTCCCTGGAGATGGCTGGCCCCGCCACCCTCGCCAGCACCTTGCATATCCTGCCAgtggaggagcagggaggggtgGTCCAGCCAGCCCTGCAGATGCCTGAACAGAAGTGCAGCAAGCTGGACACAG CCCCTCGGTCCCTGGAGTTCTTGAGGACACCATTCGGGGGCCGCCTCCTGGTGCTGGAGTCCTTCCTGTACAAGCAGGAGAAGGCTGTGGGGGACAAGGTGTACTGGAAGTGCCGCCAGCATGCTGAGCTGGGCTGCCGGGGCCGGGCCATCACCCGAGGCCTGCGGGCTACAGTGATGCGGGGCCACTGCCACGCTCCTGATGAGCAAGGCCTGGAGGCCCGGCGCCAGAGGGAGAAGCTGCCCAGCAAGGCCCTGCCAGAGGGCTGCGGAGAGCGCAAGGGTCCTGAGGGCCCTGGAGGCCAAGTGGAGGAGCCACTGGAGGGGGTGGGCCCGTGGCAGTGCCCTGAGGAGCCGGAGCCGGAGCCACAGCCAGAGCCCACTCCTGGGCTGGGGCTGAGCAAGCCAGCCCCGGAGGAGGAGGGACCCCGAGCCCTGTCACTGCTGAGCCTGCCGCCCAAGAAGCGCTCGATCCTGGGGCTGG GACAGGCCCGGCCCCTCGAGTTCCTGAGGACGTGCTACGGGGGCAGCTTCCTGGTACACGAGTCGTTCCTCTACAAGCGGGAGAAGGCTGTCGGGGACAAGGTGTATTGGACCTGCCGGGACCACGCGCTGCACAGCTGCCGGAGCCGGGCCATCACCCAGGGACAGCGGGTGACCGTGATGCGTGGGCACTGCCACCAGCCCGATATGGAGGGCCTGGAAGCCCGGCGGCAGCAGGAGAAGGCCATGGACACACTGCAGGCTGGGCAGGACGGCCCTGGGAGCCAAGTGGACACGCTGCTCCGAGGCGTGGATAGTCTGCTGTACCGCAGGGGTCCGGGTCCCCTGACTCTCACCAGGCCTCGACCCAGAAAGCGAGCAAAGGTCGAAGACCAGGAGCTGCCCACCCAGCCCGAGGCCCTGGAAGGATCACCAGACGAGGACCAGGACGTGGACGCAGACCCTG GAGGCCCTGAGTTCCTGAAGACGCCCCTGGGCGGCAGCTTCCTGGTGTACGAGTCCTTCCTCTACCGACGGGAGAAGGCGGCCGGGGAGAAGGTGTATTGGACCTGCCGGGACCAGGCCCGCATGGGCTGCCGCAGCCGCGCCATCACCCAGGGCCGACGGGTGACTGTGATGCGTGGTCACTGCCACCCGCCTGACCTCGGGGGCCTGGAGGCCCTGAGACAGCGGGAGAAACGCCCTAACACGGCACAGCGGGGGAGCCCAG GAGGCCCCGAGTTCCTGAAGACGCCCCTGGGGGGCAGCTTCCTGGTGTACGAGTCCTTCCTCTACCGGCGGGAGAAGGCGGCCGGGGAGAAGGTGTATTGGACCTGCCGGGACCAGGCCCGCATGGGCTGCCGCAGCCGCGCCATCACCCAGGGCCGGCGGGTCATGGTCATGCGCAGGCACTGCCACCCACCTGACCTGGGTGGCCTGGAGGCCCTGCGGCAGCGGGAGCACTTCCCCAACCTGGCGCAGTGGGACAGCCCAG ATCCTCTCCGGCCCCTGGAGTTCCTGAGGACTTCCCTGGGGGGCAGATTCCTGGTGCACGAGTCCTTCCTCTACAGGAAGGAGAAGGCGGCTGGGGAGAAGGTGTACTGGATGTGCCGGGACCAGGCTCGGCTGGGCTGCCGCAGCCGCGCCATCACCCAGGGTCACCGCATCATGGTCATGCGCAGCCACTGTCACCAGCCTGACCTGGTGGGCCTGGAGGCCTTGAGGCAACGGGAGCAGCTCCCCACCACAGCCCAGCAGGAGGACCCAG AAAAGATTCAAGTTCAGCTGTGCTTCAAGACGTGTACTCCTGAAAGCCAACCGAGTTATGG GGACATCAAAGACATCAGACTGGATGGCGAGTCCCAGTGA
- the FLYWCH1 gene encoding FLYWCH-type zinc finger-containing protein 1 isoform X1 — MPLPEPSEQEGESVKAGQEPSPEPATDVVPAAPRKSREFPKLVLLTASNQDEDGVGSKPQEVHCVLSLEMAGPATLASTLHILPVEEQGGVVQPALQMPEQKCSKLDTAAPRSLEFLRTPFGGRLLVLESFLYKQEKAVGDKVYWKCRQHAELGCRGRAITRGLRATVMRGHCHAPDEQGLEARRQREKLPSKALPEGCGERKGPEGPGGQVEEPLEGVGPWQCPEEPEPEPQPEPTPGLGLSKPAPEEEGPRALSLLSLPPKKRSILGLGQARPLEFLRTCYGGSFLVHESFLYKREKAVGDKVYWTCRDHALHSCRSRAITQGQRVTVMRGHCHQPDMEGLEARRQQEKAMDTLQAGQDGPGSQVDTLLRGVDSLLYRRGPGPLTLTRPRPRKRAKVEDQELPTQPEALEGSPDEDQDVDADPGGPEFLKTPLGGSFLVYESFLYRREKAAGEKVYWTCRDQARMGCRSRAITQGRRVTVMRGHCHPPDLGGLEALRQREKRPNTAQRGSPGGPEFLKTPLGGSFLVYESFLYRREKAAGEKVYWTCRDQARMGCRSRAITQGRRVMVMRRHCHPPDLGGLEALRQREHFPNLAQWDSPDPLRPLEFLRTSLGGRFLVHESFLYRKEKAAGEKVYWMCRDQARLGCRSRAITQGHRIMVMRSHCHQPDLVGLEALRQREQLPTTAQQEDPEKIQVQLCFKTCTPESQPSYGDIKDIRLDGESQ, encoded by the exons ATGCCCCTGCCCGAGCCCAGCGAGCAGGAGGGCGAGAGCGTGAAGGCCGGCCAGGAGCCATCCCCCGAGCCAGCCACGGACGTCGTCCCGGCTGCCCCCAGGAAGTCCAGAGAGTTCCCCAAACTGGTCCTGCTCACAGCCTCCAACCAAGATGAGGATGGGGTGGGATCCAAGCCCCAGGAAGTGCACTGCGTCCTGTCCCTGGAGATGGCTGGCCCCGCCACCCTCGCCAGCACCTTGCATATCCTGCCAgtggaggagcagggaggggtgGTCCAGCCAGCCCTGCAGATGCCTGAACAGAAGTGCAGCAAGCTGGACACAG cagCCCCTCGGTCCCTGGAGTTCTTGAGGACACCATTCGGGGGCCGCCTCCTGGTGCTGGAGTCCTTCCTGTACAAGCAGGAGAAGGCTGTGGGGGACAAGGTGTACTGGAAGTGCCGCCAGCATGCTGAGCTGGGCTGCCGGGGCCGGGCCATCACCCGAGGCCTGCGGGCTACAGTGATGCGGGGCCACTGCCACGCTCCTGATGAGCAAGGCCTGGAGGCCCGGCGCCAGAGGGAGAAGCTGCCCAGCAAGGCCCTGCCAGAGGGCTGCGGAGAGCGCAAGGGTCCTGAGGGCCCTGGAGGCCAAGTGGAGGAGCCACTGGAGGGGGTGGGCCCGTGGCAGTGCCCTGAGGAGCCGGAGCCGGAGCCACAGCCAGAGCCCACTCCTGGGCTGGGGCTGAGCAAGCCAGCCCCGGAGGAGGAGGGACCCCGAGCCCTGTCACTGCTGAGCCTGCCGCCCAAGAAGCGCTCGATCCTGGGGCTGG GACAGGCCCGGCCCCTCGAGTTCCTGAGGACGTGCTACGGGGGCAGCTTCCTGGTACACGAGTCGTTCCTCTACAAGCGGGAGAAGGCTGTCGGGGACAAGGTGTATTGGACCTGCCGGGACCACGCGCTGCACAGCTGCCGGAGCCGGGCCATCACCCAGGGACAGCGGGTGACCGTGATGCGTGGGCACTGCCACCAGCCCGATATGGAGGGCCTGGAAGCCCGGCGGCAGCAGGAGAAGGCCATGGACACACTGCAGGCTGGGCAGGACGGCCCTGGGAGCCAAGTGGACACGCTGCTCCGAGGCGTGGATAGTCTGCTGTACCGCAGGGGTCCGGGTCCCCTGACTCTCACCAGGCCTCGACCCAGAAAGCGAGCAAAGGTCGAAGACCAGGAGCTGCCCACCCAGCCCGAGGCCCTGGAAGGATCACCAGACGAGGACCAGGACGTGGACGCAGACCCTG GAGGCCCTGAGTTCCTGAAGACGCCCCTGGGCGGCAGCTTCCTGGTGTACGAGTCCTTCCTCTACCGACGGGAGAAGGCGGCCGGGGAGAAGGTGTATTGGACCTGCCGGGACCAGGCCCGCATGGGCTGCCGCAGCCGCGCCATCACCCAGGGCCGACGGGTGACTGTGATGCGTGGTCACTGCCACCCGCCTGACCTCGGGGGCCTGGAGGCCCTGAGACAGCGGGAGAAACGCCCTAACACGGCACAGCGGGGGAGCCCAG GAGGCCCCGAGTTCCTGAAGACGCCCCTGGGGGGCAGCTTCCTGGTGTACGAGTCCTTCCTCTACCGGCGGGAGAAGGCGGCCGGGGAGAAGGTGTATTGGACCTGCCGGGACCAGGCCCGCATGGGCTGCCGCAGCCGCGCCATCACCCAGGGCCGGCGGGTCATGGTCATGCGCAGGCACTGCCACCCACCTGACCTGGGTGGCCTGGAGGCCCTGCGGCAGCGGGAGCACTTCCCCAACCTGGCGCAGTGGGACAGCCCAG ATCCTCTCCGGCCCCTGGAGTTCCTGAGGACTTCCCTGGGGGGCAGATTCCTGGTGCACGAGTCCTTCCTCTACAGGAAGGAGAAGGCGGCTGGGGAGAAGGTGTACTGGATGTGCCGGGACCAGGCTCGGCTGGGCTGCCGCAGCCGCGCCATCACCCAGGGTCACCGCATCATGGTCATGCGCAGCCACTGTCACCAGCCTGACCTGGTGGGCCTGGAGGCCTTGAGGCAACGGGAGCAGCTCCCCACCACAGCCCAGCAGGAGGACCCAG AAAAGATTCAAGTTCAGCTGTGCTTCAAGACGTGTACTCCTGAAAGCCAACCGAGTTATGG GGACATCAAAGACATCAGACTGGATGGCGAGTCCCAGTGA
- the FLYWCH1 gene encoding FLYWCH-type zinc finger-containing protein 1 isoform X4, whose protein sequence is MPLPEPSEQEGESVKAGQEPSPEPATDVVPAAPRKSREFPKLVLLTASNQDEDGVGSKPQEVHCVLSLEMAGPATLASTLHILPVEEQGGVVQPALQMPEQKCSKLDTAAPRSLEFLRTPFGGRLLVLESFLYKQEKAVGDKVYWKCRQHAELGCRGRAITRGLRATVMRGHCHAPDEQGLEARRQREKLPSKALPEGCGERKGPEGPGGQVEEPLEGVGPWQCPEEPEPEPQPEPTPGLGLSKPAPEEEGPRALSLLSLPPKKRSILGLGQARPLEFLRTCYGGSFLVHESFLYKREKAVGDKVYWTCRDHALHSCRSRAITQGQRVTVMRGHCHQPDMEGLEARRQQEKAMDTLQAGQDGPGSQVDTLLRGVDSLLYRRGPGPLTLTRPRPRKRAKVEDQELPTQPEALEGSPDEDQDVDADPGGPEFLKTPLGGSFLVYESFLYRREKAAGEKVYWTCRDQARMGCRSRAITQGRRVMVMRRHCHPPDLGGLEALRQREHFPNLAQWDSPDPLRPLEFLRTSLGGRFLVHESFLYRKEKAAGEKVYWMCRDQARLGCRSRAITQGHRIMVMRSHCHQPDLVGLEALRQREQLPTTAQQEDPEKIQVQLCFKTCTPESQPSYGDIKDIRLDGESQ, encoded by the exons ATGCCCCTGCCCGAGCCCAGCGAGCAGGAGGGCGAGAGCGTGAAGGCCGGCCAGGAGCCATCCCCCGAGCCAGCCACGGACGTCGTCCCGGCTGCCCCCAGGAAGTCCAGAGAGTTCCCCAAACTGGTCCTGCTCACAGCCTCCAACCAAGATGAGGATGGGGTGGGATCCAAGCCCCAGGAAGTGCACTGCGTCCTGTCCCTGGAGATGGCTGGCCCCGCCACCCTCGCCAGCACCTTGCATATCCTGCCAgtggaggagcagggaggggtgGTCCAGCCAGCCCTGCAGATGCCTGAACAGAAGTGCAGCAAGCTGGACACAG cagCCCCTCGGTCCCTGGAGTTCTTGAGGACACCATTCGGGGGCCGCCTCCTGGTGCTGGAGTCCTTCCTGTACAAGCAGGAGAAGGCTGTGGGGGACAAGGTGTACTGGAAGTGCCGCCAGCATGCTGAGCTGGGCTGCCGGGGCCGGGCCATCACCCGAGGCCTGCGGGCTACAGTGATGCGGGGCCACTGCCACGCTCCTGATGAGCAAGGCCTGGAGGCCCGGCGCCAGAGGGAGAAGCTGCCCAGCAAGGCCCTGCCAGAGGGCTGCGGAGAGCGCAAGGGTCCTGAGGGCCCTGGAGGCCAAGTGGAGGAGCCACTGGAGGGGGTGGGCCCGTGGCAGTGCCCTGAGGAGCCGGAGCCGGAGCCACAGCCAGAGCCCACTCCTGGGCTGGGGCTGAGCAAGCCAGCCCCGGAGGAGGAGGGACCCCGAGCCCTGTCACTGCTGAGCCTGCCGCCCAAGAAGCGCTCGATCCTGGGGCTGG GACAGGCCCGGCCCCTCGAGTTCCTGAGGACGTGCTACGGGGGCAGCTTCCTGGTACACGAGTCGTTCCTCTACAAGCGGGAGAAGGCTGTCGGGGACAAGGTGTATTGGACCTGCCGGGACCACGCGCTGCACAGCTGCCGGAGCCGGGCCATCACCCAGGGACAGCGGGTGACCGTGATGCGTGGGCACTGCCACCAGCCCGATATGGAGGGCCTGGAAGCCCGGCGGCAGCAGGAGAAGGCCATGGACACACTGCAGGCTGGGCAGGACGGCCCTGGGAGCCAAGTGGACACGCTGCTCCGAGGCGTGGATAGTCTGCTGTACCGCAGGGGTCCGGGTCCCCTGACTCTCACCAGGCCTCGACCCAGAAAGCGAGCAAAGGTCGAAGACCAGGAGCTGCCCACCCAGCCCGAGGCCCTGGAAGGATCACCAGACGAGGACCAGGACGTGGACGCAGACCCTG GAGGCCCCGAGTTCCTGAAGACGCCCCTGGGGGGCAGCTTCCTGGTGTACGAGTCCTTCCTCTACCGGCGGGAGAAGGCGGCCGGGGAGAAGGTGTATTGGACCTGCCGGGACCAGGCCCGCATGGGCTGCCGCAGCCGCGCCATCACCCAGGGCCGGCGGGTCATGGTCATGCGCAGGCACTGCCACCCACCTGACCTGGGTGGCCTGGAGGCCCTGCGGCAGCGGGAGCACTTCCCCAACCTGGCGCAGTGGGACAGCCCAG ATCCTCTCCGGCCCCTGGAGTTCCTGAGGACTTCCCTGGGGGGCAGATTCCTGGTGCACGAGTCCTTCCTCTACAGGAAGGAGAAGGCGGCTGGGGAGAAGGTGTACTGGATGTGCCGGGACCAGGCTCGGCTGGGCTGCCGCAGCCGCGCCATCACCCAGGGTCACCGCATCATGGTCATGCGCAGCCACTGTCACCAGCCTGACCTGGTGGGCCTGGAGGCCTTGAGGCAACGGGAGCAGCTCCCCACCACAGCCCAGCAGGAGGACCCAG AAAAGATTCAAGTTCAGCTGTGCTTCAAGACGTGTACTCCTGAAAGCCAACCGAGTTATGG GGACATCAAAGACATCAGACTGGATGGCGAGTCCCAGTGA